One Misgurnus anguillicaudatus chromosome 19, ASM2758022v2, whole genome shotgun sequence genomic region harbors:
- the ier2a gene encoding immediate early response gene 2 protein: MDVTAEAKQIMIQALGKMYSSRTQRGGLRLHRSLLLTLVMKSARDIYHFARLQNENKGQTDTSSVTESTSQTDEPMDTASSTVSEVPTQQCTMEIQPSEDKQTHELETQPDLHSPTQPIVDKENCNPSRLDRHSRKRRSRTATEPDFLPCKKAKLESEEVRGILQTSQNNSANCGRKLDSLSFVHVPRAIVTF; encoded by the coding sequence ATGGATGTCACAGCAGAGGCCAAGCAGATTATGATCCAGGCTTTGGGTAAAATGTACAGCTCGCGCACCCAGCGCGGTGGACTTCGTCTCCACCGGAGCCTGCTGCTGACGCTCGTCATGAAATCTGCAAGGGACATCTACCACTTTGCCAGACTGCAAAACGAGAACAAGGGACAAACGGACACATCCAGTGTCACAGAGAGCACATCACAAACAGACGAGCCGATGGACACAGCAAGCTCCACGGTGTCTGAAGTGCCAACTCAACAGTGCACTATGGAGATACAACCTTCCGAGGATAAGCAAACGCACGAACTCGAAACCCAGCCGGATCTCCACAGTCCTACACAACCGATAGTGGACAAAGAGAACTGCAACCCAAGCAGACTAGACCGACACTCCAGAAAGAGACGGAGCAGAACAGCCACGGAGCCTGACTTCCTGCCATGCAAAAAAGCCAAACTGGAGAGTGAGGAGGTCAGAGGAATTCTGCAGACATCCCAGAATAATTCTGCGAACTGTGGTAGAAAGCTGGACTCTCTGTCATTTGTGCACGTGCCAAGAGCAATTGTGACATTTTGA
- the nacc1a gene encoding nucleus accumbens associated 1, BEN and BTB (POZ) domain containing a isoform X1 codes for MAQTLQMAIPNFGNNVLECLNEQRLQGLYCDVSVVVKGHTFKAHRAVLAASSSYFRDLFNSNAGSKTPTVVELPPAVQPQSFQQILAFCYTGRLSMNVGDQFLLMYTAGFLQIQQIMEKGTEFFLKVSSPSCDSQGLHTEETPPSEPQSPVTQTAAGAAANGGGAVVAATASRPTSCLTPLPLVSRVKTEQPEASPYSVVCTPVAKRLWEGSTREGGGGSGGSGGGGMRKAARFSQEMARGSAIQQQGSMGLAMGLGMGQGGHGGNTNGNGNGTSSATPEGTSPGTLSAYASDSPISYHDDEEEEEVADDGTEEQYRQICNMYTMYSMLNVGAAAGERVEALPDHSETRPRMRGRQDLASLPAELIAQIGNRCHPKLYEEGDPAEKLELVSGTSVYISRAQLMNCHVSAGTRHKVLLRRLLAAFFDRSTLANSCGTGIRSSTNDPSRKPLDSRVLHAVKFYCQNFATSFKESEMNAIAADMCTNARRVVRKSWIPKLKLLMAEGDAYANFLPDSIKMEADGLGAEPTFETASLEGGASVETGGSSGESLQGVGGDSGTLFQ; via the exons ATGGCTCAGACCCTTCAGATGGCGATCCCAAACTTTGGCAACAATGTCCTGGAGTGTCTGAATGAGCAGCGTCTTCAGGGCCTGTACTGCGACGTGTCTGTCGTGGTAAAGGGCCACACTTTCAAAGCTCATCGCGCCGTGCTGGCGGCCAGCAGCTCTTACTTTCGCGACCTCTTCAACAGCAATGCGGGCAGTAAGACCCCAACGGTGGTGGAGCTGCCTCCGGCCGTACAGCCCCAGAGCTTTCAGCAGATCTTGGCCTTTTGCTACACTGGCCGGCTCAGCATGAACGTAGGAGACCAGTTTCTGCTCATGTACACGGCTGGCTTTCTCCAGATCCAGCAGATCATGGAGAAAGGCACAGAGTTCTTCTTGAAGGTCAGCTCTCCTAGCTGTGACTCACAGGGCCTTCACACAGAAGAGACCCCCCCTTCGGAACCTCAGAGCCCGGTTACCCAGACGGCTGCCGGGGCTGCGGCCAATGGAGGTGGTGCGGTGGTAGCTGCGACAGCAAGTCGGCCTACTTCCTGCCTGACGCCGTTGCCCCTGGTGTCTCGGGTAAAGACTGAGCAACCGGAGGCGTCGCCCTATTCTGTGGTGTGCACGCCAGTGGCCAAGCGCCTTTGGGAAGGAAGCACTCGGGAAGGCGGAGGAGGCTCGGGGGGATCGGGCGGAGGAGGGATGAGGAAGGCGGCTCGCTTTTCCCAAGAGATGGCACGTGGAAGCGCCATCCAGCAGCAGGGTAGCATGGGACTTGCAATGGGTCTTGGAATGGGACAGGGGGGTCACGGCGGCAACACCAATGGGAATGGCAACGGGACGAGCAGCGCCACCCCGGAAGGCACCAGCCCTGGTACCTTGAGCGCCTATGCCAGCGATTCACCTATTTCTTACCATGACGacgaggaagaggaggaggtgGCAGATGATGGCACTGAAGAGCAGTACAGGCAGATCTGCAACATGTACACCATGTACAGCATGCTCAACGTGGGTGCTGCAG CAGGTGAGCGTGTGGAGGCTCTCCCTGACCACTCGGAGACACGGCCCAGAATGCGTGGACGACAGGATCTCGCCTCTCTCCCCGCTGAGCTCATTGCCCAGATTGGTAATCGCTGTCATCCCAAACTGTATGAGGAAGGTGACCCCGCAGAGAAACTGGAGCTAGTTTCAG GTACCAGCGTGTACATCTCACGAGCTCAGCTGATGAACTGTCACGTCAGTGCAGGCACCAGACACAAAGTTCTTCTGAGGAGGCTGCTGGCTGCTTTCTTTGATAG GAGTACTCTGGCCAACAGCTGTGGAACCGGCATCCGTTCCTCCACCAATGACCCCAGTCGTAAGCCACTGGACAGTCGTGTGTTGCATGCAGTCAAGT TTTACTGCCAGAACTTCGCCACCAGCTTTAAGGAGAGCGAGATGAACGCTATCGCAGCGGACATGTGCACTAACGCTCGCCGCGTGGTAAGGAAGAGCTGGATCCCTAAACTGAAGCTACTGATGGCGGAGGGCGACGCCTACGCCAACTTCcttcccgacagcatcaagatGGAAGCGGACGGCCTGGGGGCGGAGCCTACCTTTGAAACGGCAAGCTTGGAGGGCGGCGCCTCCGTGGAGACTGGAGGTTCCTCGGGCGAGTCTCTGCAGGGTGTGGGTGGAGACAGTGGCACTTTGTTTCAGTGA
- the nacc1a gene encoding nucleus accumbens associated 1, BEN and BTB (POZ) domain containing a isoform X2 codes for MAQTLQMAIPNFGNNVLECLNEQRLQGLYCDVSVVVKGHTFKAHRAVLAASSSYFRDLFNSNAGSKTPTVVELPPAVQPQSFQQILAFCYTGRLSMNVGDQFLLMYTAGFLQIQQIMEKGTEFFLKVSSPSCDSQGLHTEETPPSEPQSPVTQTAAGAAANGGGAVVAATASRPTSCLTPLPLVSRVKTEQPEASPYSVVCTPVAKRLWEGSTREGGGGSGGSGGGGMRKAARFSQEMARGSAIQQQGSMGLAMGLGMGQGGHGGNTNGNGNGTSSATPEGTSPGTLSAYASDSPISYHDDEEEEEVADDGTEEQYRQICNMYTMYSMLNVGAAGERVEALPDHSETRPRMRGRQDLASLPAELIAQIGNRCHPKLYEEGDPAEKLELVSGTSVYISRAQLMNCHVSAGTRHKVLLRRLLAAFFDRSTLANSCGTGIRSSTNDPSRKPLDSRVLHAVKFYCQNFATSFKESEMNAIAADMCTNARRVVRKSWIPKLKLLMAEGDAYANFLPDSIKMEADGLGAEPTFETASLEGGASVETGGSSGESLQGVGGDSGTLFQ; via the exons ATGGCTCAGACCCTTCAGATGGCGATCCCAAACTTTGGCAACAATGTCCTGGAGTGTCTGAATGAGCAGCGTCTTCAGGGCCTGTACTGCGACGTGTCTGTCGTGGTAAAGGGCCACACTTTCAAAGCTCATCGCGCCGTGCTGGCGGCCAGCAGCTCTTACTTTCGCGACCTCTTCAACAGCAATGCGGGCAGTAAGACCCCAACGGTGGTGGAGCTGCCTCCGGCCGTACAGCCCCAGAGCTTTCAGCAGATCTTGGCCTTTTGCTACACTGGCCGGCTCAGCATGAACGTAGGAGACCAGTTTCTGCTCATGTACACGGCTGGCTTTCTCCAGATCCAGCAGATCATGGAGAAAGGCACAGAGTTCTTCTTGAAGGTCAGCTCTCCTAGCTGTGACTCACAGGGCCTTCACACAGAAGAGACCCCCCCTTCGGAACCTCAGAGCCCGGTTACCCAGACGGCTGCCGGGGCTGCGGCCAATGGAGGTGGTGCGGTGGTAGCTGCGACAGCAAGTCGGCCTACTTCCTGCCTGACGCCGTTGCCCCTGGTGTCTCGGGTAAAGACTGAGCAACCGGAGGCGTCGCCCTATTCTGTGGTGTGCACGCCAGTGGCCAAGCGCCTTTGGGAAGGAAGCACTCGGGAAGGCGGAGGAGGCTCGGGGGGATCGGGCGGAGGAGGGATGAGGAAGGCGGCTCGCTTTTCCCAAGAGATGGCACGTGGAAGCGCCATCCAGCAGCAGGGTAGCATGGGACTTGCAATGGGTCTTGGAATGGGACAGGGGGGTCACGGCGGCAACACCAATGGGAATGGCAACGGGACGAGCAGCGCCACCCCGGAAGGCACCAGCCCTGGTACCTTGAGCGCCTATGCCAGCGATTCACCTATTTCTTACCATGACGacgaggaagaggaggaggtgGCAGATGATGGCACTGAAGAGCAGTACAGGCAGATCTGCAACATGTACACCATGTACAGCATGCTCAACGTGGGTGCTGCAG GTGAGCGTGTGGAGGCTCTCCCTGACCACTCGGAGACACGGCCCAGAATGCGTGGACGACAGGATCTCGCCTCTCTCCCCGCTGAGCTCATTGCCCAGATTGGTAATCGCTGTCATCCCAAACTGTATGAGGAAGGTGACCCCGCAGAGAAACTGGAGCTAGTTTCAG GTACCAGCGTGTACATCTCACGAGCTCAGCTGATGAACTGTCACGTCAGTGCAGGCACCAGACACAAAGTTCTTCTGAGGAGGCTGCTGGCTGCTTTCTTTGATAG GAGTACTCTGGCCAACAGCTGTGGAACCGGCATCCGTTCCTCCACCAATGACCCCAGTCGTAAGCCACTGGACAGTCGTGTGTTGCATGCAGTCAAGT TTTACTGCCAGAACTTCGCCACCAGCTTTAAGGAGAGCGAGATGAACGCTATCGCAGCGGACATGTGCACTAACGCTCGCCGCGTGGTAAGGAAGAGCTGGATCCCTAAACTGAAGCTACTGATGGCGGAGGGCGACGCCTACGCCAACTTCcttcccgacagcatcaagatGGAAGCGGACGGCCTGGGGGCGGAGCCTACCTTTGAAACGGCAAGCTTGGAGGGCGGCGCCTCCGTGGAGACTGGAGGTTCCTCGGGCGAGTCTCTGCAGGGTGTGGGTGGAGACAGTGGCACTTTGTTTCAGTGA